One stretch of Verrucomicrobiia bacterium DNA includes these proteins:
- a CDS encoding CPXCG motif-containing cysteine-rich protein — translation MEISETIACPYCGQRQDLVLDTSIPDQQFTSDCEVCCRPFEVRAACEPGEVIQLEVVS, via the coding sequence ATGGAAATCTCTGAAACCATCGCGTGTCCCTATTGCGGGCAGCGACAGGACCTGGTCTTGGACACGTCCATCCCCGACCAGCAGTTCACCAGTGATTGCGAGGTGTGCTGCCGCCCATTCGAGGTCCGGGCGGCGTGTGAGCCCGGGGAGGTGATTCAACTGGAGGTCGTGTCGTAG
- a CDS encoding PQQ-dependent sugar dehydrogenase produces MKFLPLAALALLASPLSAQWHPSPFPATPPTAGFVLQSAFPELSFPRPDRLVGLTANAGRLFVVERGGRVYVITNLARPTKTLFLNLSADVWVRGDSGLLGLAFHPDGRSLFTWSDETNRAAGNLVNRLARWTVDPANPNRVIPGSKALLLEQVDRDPYHSGGDIQFGPDGYLYVPLGDEGSMNGRLGNAQRIDGNFFSAILRIDVDSRPGSLAPNPHPAVIGGYRIPPDNPWVGATSFNGKSVEPGKVRTEFWAVGFRNPHRISFDWETGNLYADDVGNTRWEEFNRIVKGGNYGWNWMEGPEVTRFPEVPPPAQRPPVNLQEPIWSYPHTAIAPPGSDPRFVGNCAIGGFVYRGSRYPSLNGKYICGDWANKHVWAITLGPQVIVERIASTDTGVNAFGLHPETGEILTVSFENGFIGRLVPAPDPEVLPPTLSATGVFADVATLTPAAGVLPYEVAAPFWSDFAVKSRWFFLPPGRTISRTDTDEWAFPSGTVWIKHFDLPVVRDSTQTRRIETRFFIKTDEGGYGLTYRWRPDQSDADLVSDSGLDTTFPVEDSGTLISQLWHYPARVECMTCHNPSAGFALGFSTRQLNVPVSVGSSGTVNQLLGLTGLGVFSPGFSSVAGLPRLSRPLDESVPLEHRFKSYTDANCAYCHHAGGPGRGDWDGRFEVPLADSGIVNGAVTGDLGITNAFVVAPGDPARSILYRRIADMAGPQQPAEYHMPPLATHQRYDAGVQLVSRWITSLAPPVGDSEPDDDDPGEVHPDDPEELNPPPGPVIPGPPVTGIRTYWELGTNGPAKPPHAEFSIENRRNDPPPGSPVNLDDDYYFAGSYPAGFNGLKAPIEVARDEPWLNFERALTHRDLTNRIHLIADSAGPATFRIMFATGGVALNNVVEPGFHTHDVIVLHVANGVEKPIWRGTVTKRQTLVTIPFQAVRGANTLTVVRTGPLRPVYSYWLTFDWLSVEKAP; encoded by the coding sequence ATGAAATTCCTGCCCCTCGCGGCCCTTGCGCTGCTGGCGTCACCGCTGTCAGCGCAATGGCACCCGTCGCCGTTTCCCGCAACGCCTCCGACCGCGGGGTTTGTCCTGCAAAGCGCCTTTCCGGAACTTTCATTTCCGCGTCCCGACCGTCTGGTCGGACTCACGGCTAATGCCGGACGCCTCTTCGTCGTCGAGCGCGGCGGACGAGTCTACGTCATCACCAATCTGGCACGACCGACGAAGACGCTCTTTTTGAACCTCTCCGCGGACGTTTGGGTACGCGGCGACTCCGGCCTGCTCGGACTGGCCTTTCATCCGGATGGACGCTCACTGTTCACTTGGTCCGACGAAACAAACCGCGCCGCGGGCAACCTGGTGAATCGGCTGGCGCGCTGGACCGTGGACCCGGCGAATCCCAACCGGGTAATCCCGGGGAGCAAGGCCCTGCTGCTGGAGCAGGTGGATCGCGATCCGTACCACAGCGGCGGCGACATTCAGTTCGGGCCCGACGGCTATCTCTACGTTCCGCTTGGGGACGAAGGGAGCATGAACGGTCGCCTCGGCAATGCGCAGCGGATTGATGGGAACTTTTTCTCGGCCATTCTGCGCATTGATGTGGACTCCCGCCCGGGAAGCCTCGCGCCAAATCCTCATCCGGCCGTCATCGGAGGGTACCGGATCCCTCCGGACAATCCGTGGGTTGGAGCCACCTCGTTCAACGGGAAGTCCGTGGAACCCGGCAAGGTCCGGACGGAATTCTGGGCCGTCGGCTTTCGAAATCCCCACCGCATCAGCTTCGACTGGGAGACCGGCAACCTGTACGCCGACGACGTCGGCAACACCCGCTGGGAGGAATTCAACCGGATCGTCAAGGGCGGCAACTACGGGTGGAACTGGATGGAGGGCCCCGAAGTCACCCGATTCCCCGAGGTTCCACCTCCCGCCCAGCGACCCCCGGTAAATCTTCAGGAGCCGATCTGGAGCTATCCGCACACCGCCATCGCCCCGCCGGGAAGCGACCCGCGCTTCGTGGGCAACTGTGCGATTGGTGGCTTTGTGTACCGGGGAAGCCGGTATCCCTCGCTCAACGGCAAATACATCTGCGGCGACTGGGCCAACAAGCATGTCTGGGCGATCACCCTCGGACCGCAGGTGATTGTGGAGCGCATTGCCTCCACAGACACCGGCGTCAACGCCTTTGGACTTCACCCGGAGACCGGCGAAATATTGACCGTGTCGTTCGAGAACGGGTTCATTGGCCGGCTCGTCCCGGCGCCCGATCCGGAAGTCCTGCCGCCGACGTTGAGCGCCACCGGGGTGTTCGCCGACGTGGCCACGCTGACTCCGGCCGCGGGGGTGCTGCCCTATGAGGTTGCCGCCCCGTTCTGGTCGGACTTCGCGGTCAAGAGCCGTTGGTTTTTCCTGCCTCCGGGCCGCACCATTTCGAGAACCGACACCGACGAGTGGGCCTTTCCGTCCGGCACGGTCTGGATCAAGCACTTCGATCTTCCCGTCGTCCGCGACAGCACTCAAACCCGCCGGATTGAGACCCGCTTCTTCATCAAGACGGACGAGGGCGGCTACGGTCTGACCTACCGCTGGCGCCCGGACCAGTCCGATGCCGACCTTGTTTCCGATTCCGGTCTCGACACGACGTTCCCGGTGGAGGACTCGGGTACCCTCATCAGCCAGCTCTGGCATTACCCGGCGCGGGTGGAATGCATGACCTGCCACAATCCATCGGCCGGATTTGCGCTCGGGTTTTCGACGCGCCAGTTGAATGTGCCGGTCTCCGTCGGGAGTTCGGGAACGGTGAACCAGTTGCTGGGTCTCACCGGTTTGGGCGTCTTCAGCCCGGGATTCTCGAGCGTCGCCGGACTGCCCCGCCTGTCCCGTCCACTCGACGAGTCGGTGCCGCTGGAGCATCGCTTCAAGTCCTACACCGACGCCAACTGCGCGTACTGCCACCATGCCGGTGGTCCGGGGCGGGGAGACTGGGATGGGCGCTTTGAAGTTCCCCTGGCCGACTCGGGAATCGTGAACGGAGCGGTGACCGGAGACCTCGGGATCACCAACGCATTCGTCGTCGCTCCGGGTGACCCTGCGCGCAGCATCCTCTACCGGCGTATTGCGGACATGGCCGGCCCCCAGCAACCCGCGGAATATCACATGCCGCCGCTGGCCACGCACCAGCGGTACGATGCCGGGGTTCAACTCGTGAGCCGTTGGATCACCAGCCTTGCCCCGCCGGTCGGGGACTCGGAACCGGACGACGATGATCCGGGTGAAGTCCATCCGGACGATCCGGAAGAACTCAATCCACCCCCGGGTCCGGTGATTCCGGGCCCGCCAGTGACGGGCATCCGCACCTATTGGGAGTTGGGCACCAATGGTCCTGCCAAGCCGCCCCATGCCGAATTCTCGATTGAGAACCGTCGAAACGACCCCCCTCCGGGTTCCCCCGTGAACCTCGACGACGATTATTATTTCGCCGGCAGCTACCCGGCCGGTTTCAACGGGTTAAAGGCACCGATCGAGGTGGCCAGGGATGAACCCTGGTTGAACTTTGAGCGGGCGTTGACGCACCGGGATCTGACCAACAGGATCCATCTCATCGCAGACTCCGCGGGGCCGGCGACCTTCAGGATTATGTTCGCCACGGGTGGGGTGGCGTTGAACAACGTGGTTGAACCTGGATTCCATACCCACGACGTCATCGTGCTTCATGTGGCCAACGGAGTCGAGAAACCGATCTGGCGGGGTACGGTCACCAAGCGCCAGACGTTGGTCACCATCCCATTTCAGGCGGTCCGGGGTGCCAACACCCTGACCGTGGTGCGAACCGGTCCTCTTCGACCGGTCTATTCCTACTGGCTGACCTTTGACTGGCTGTCGGTGGAAAAGGCTCCGTGA